A part of Maridesulfovibrio hydrothermalis AM13 = DSM 14728 genomic DNA contains:
- a CDS encoding MarC family protein gives MEIKSLSAIFEIAFPLFLIMDPLGNLPVCLSMLKEFSPAKQRKILLRELLFALGIIILFMYLGAGLMKMLNIHQSTLRIAGGVILFIISMKMIFPKPEGSATEAEKDPFIVPIAVPLFAGPSLLAAVMVYGSRGDADLTVLSGTMLAWGLTFIIMMAGPTLARILGKRGLRACERLMGLVLILLAVQMLEDGVAFYINNVLGK, from the coding sequence ATGGAAATCAAATCACTAAGTGCCATATTTGAAATAGCTTTTCCGCTTTTTTTGATCATGGACCCGCTAGGTAACCTGCCGGTATGCCTCTCCATGCTCAAAGAATTTTCCCCGGCTAAGCAGCGGAAAATACTGCTTCGGGAATTACTTTTTGCTCTGGGTATCATAATCTTATTCATGTACCTCGGAGCGGGCCTGATGAAAATGCTGAACATCCACCAATCAACCCTGCGCATAGCAGGTGGTGTAATCTTATTCATCATCTCCATGAAAATGATTTTTCCCAAACCGGAAGGCTCTGCCACGGAAGCAGAAAAAGATCCGTTCATTGTGCCTATCGCCGTGCCGTTATTTGCTGGGCCGTCGCTTCTGGCTGCGGTCATGGTCTACGGTTCCAGAGGGGACGCGGACCTCACGGTACTGTCAGGAACCATGCTCGCATGGGGGCTTACTTTTATTATTATGATGGCCGGCCCGACTCTGGCACGCATACTGGGTAAACGCGGACTGAGGGCCTGCGAACGTCTCATGGGACTGGTATTGATCTTACTGGCTGTACAGATGCTGGAAGACGGTGTCGCCTTCTACATCAATAACGTGCTGGGTAAATAA
- a CDS encoding L-fuculose-phosphate aldolase, whose protein sequence is MLLSQERNLVVEYGRKMLEAGLTTGTGGNLSILNRSKGLMAISPSGLNYLDATAGDIVLMDLEGNIHDSKRKPSSEAGFHIALYKKRPAINAVVHTHSVYATTVACLNMELPAVHYLVGFAGKKVPLAPYATFGTPELAENVVNTIEDYNAVLLANHGLITVGQAIQNAFDAAEELELIARIYIQALSVGKPVIVPEDEMERVIDKFSTYGQAGGKED, encoded by the coding sequence ATGCTGCTTAGCCAAGAAAGAAATCTGGTTGTTGAATATGGCCGCAAAATGCTTGAAGCCGGATTAACAACCGGAACAGGTGGAAATTTAAGTATTCTGAACCGCAGCAAAGGGCTAATGGCAATCAGCCCCAGCGGATTGAACTATCTGGATGCTACCGCTGGAGATATCGTGCTCATGGACCTTGAAGGCAATATTCATGATTCAAAGCGTAAGCCATCAAGCGAAGCGGGATTTCATATTGCTTTATATAAAAAAAGACCCGCAATAAACGCGGTGGTCCACACTCATTCAGTCTATGCCACAACTGTGGCTTGCCTGAATATGGAACTGCCGGCCGTGCATTACCTTGTCGGCTTTGCAGGCAAAAAGGTTCCTCTGGCCCCGTATGCAACCTTCGGTACACCTGAACTTGCTGAGAATGTTGTTAATACAATTGAAGACTACAACGCAGTGCTGCTGGCAAATCACGGCCTCATAACTGTCGGACAAGCCATTCAGAATGCTTTTGATGCCGCTGAAGAACTGGAACTGATTGCCCGAATATATATTCAGGCCCTTTCAGTCGGAAAACCGGTAATCGTACCTGAGGATGAAATGGAACGGGTCATTGATAAATTCTCAACATACGGTCAGGCCGGAGGAAAGGAAGATTAG